Proteins found in one Neurospora crassa OR74A linkage group II, whole genome shotgun sequence genomic segment:
- a CDS encoding mitochondrial DNA replication protein YHM2, variant yields the protein MALPLPFAASGTVVVSLAVSDDMKLPGRPEISIIYQGLIPWAWIEGSTKGAVLLFVASEAEYHARAAGAGDFVAGITGGIVGGVAQAYATMGFCTCMKTVEITKHKMSAAGQKAPGTWATFMDIYRREGIRGINKGVNAVAIRQMTNWGSRFGLSRLAEQGIRKATGKEEGQKLAAWEKILASALGGGLSAWNQPIEVIRVEMQSKKEDPNRPKKMTVGNTFRYIYQTNGIKGLYRGVTPRIGLSIWQTVCMVAFGDMAKTYVEKLTGDAVTAKH from the exons ATGGCTTTACCTCTGCCCTTCGCCGCATCTGGAACCGTGGTGGTATCTTTGGCTGTAAGTGATGATATGAAGCTCCCCGGACGACCGGAGATCAGCATCA TCTACCAGGGTCTTATCCCATGGGCCTGGATTGAGGGCTCCACCAAGGGTGCCGTGCTTCTCTTCGTTGCCTCGGAGGCCGAATATCATGCTCgtgccgccggcgccggtgaCTTCGTTGCCGGTATCACCGGTGGTATCGTTGGCGGTGTTGCGCAGGCGTATGCCACCATGGGCTTCTGCACCTGTATGAAGACGGTCGAGATTACCAAGCACAAGATGAGCGCCGCCGGCCAGAAGGCCCCCGGCACTTGGGCTACCTTCATGGACATCTACCGCCGCGAGGGTATCCGCGGTATCAACAAGGGCGTCAACGCCGTTGCCATTCGCCAGATGACCAACTGGGGTTCCCGTTTCGGTCTCTCCCGCCTTGCTGAGCAGGGTATCCGCAAGGCCACtggcaaggaggagggacaGAAGCTGGCCGCGTGGGAGAAGATTCTCGCCTCCGcccttggtggtggtctttCTGCTTGGAACCAGCCCATCGAGGTCATCCGCGTCGAGATGCagagcaagaaggaggaccCCAACCGCCCCAAGAAGATGACTGTTGGCAACACCTTCAGGTACATCTACCAGACCAACGGCATCAAGGGCCTGTACCGCGGTGTCACCCCCCGCATTGGTCTTAGTATTTGGCAGACCGTCTGCATGGTTGCTTTCGGCGATAT GGCCAAGACCTACGTCGAGAAGTTGACCGGCGATGCCGTCACCGCGAAGCACTAA
- a CDS encoding mitochondrial DNA replication protein YHM2 has protein sequence MSAAVASVPAPAPKKLEKKPIKFSNLLLGAGLNLFEVTTLGQPLEVIKTTMAANRNDGFTSALRRIWNRGGIFGFYQGLIPWAWIEGSTKGAVLLFVASEAEYHARAAGAGDFVAGITGGIVGGVAQAYATMGFCTCMKTVEITKHKMSAAGQKAPGTWATFMDIYRREGIRGINKGVNAVAIRQMTNWGSRFGLSRLAEQGIRKATGKEEGQKLAAWEKILASALGGGLSAWNQPIEVIRVEMQSKKEDPNRPKKMTVGNTFRYIYQTNGIKGLYRGVTPRIGLSIWQTVCMVAFGDMAKTYVEKLTGDAVTAKH, from the exons AtgtccgccgccgtcgcctccGTCCCGGCCCCAGCGCCGAAGAAGCTGGAAAAGAAGCCCATCAAGTTCTCCAACTTGCTTCTGGGTGCCGGTCTCAACCTCTTCGAGGTCACCACGCTCGGCCAACCCTTGGAGGTCATCAAGACCACCATGGCTGCCAACCGCAACGATGGCTTTACCTCTGCCCTTCGCCGCATCTGGAACCGTGGTGGTATCTTTGGCT TCTACCAGGGTCTTATCCCATGGGCCTGGATTGAGGGCTCCACCAAGGGTGCCGTGCTTCTCTTCGTTGCCTCGGAGGCCGAATATCATGCTCgtgccgccggcgccggtgaCTTCGTTGCCGGTATCACCGGTGGTATCGTTGGCGGTGTTGCGCAGGCGTATGCCACCATGGGCTTCTGCACCTGTATGAAGACGGTCGAGATTACCAAGCACAAGATGAGCGCCGCCGGCCAGAAGGCCCCCGGCACTTGGGCTACCTTCATGGACATCTACCGCCGCGAGGGTATCCGCGGTATCAACAAGGGCGTCAACGCCGTTGCCATTCGCCAGATGACCAACTGGGGTTCCCGTTTCGGTCTCTCCCGCCTTGCTGAGCAGGGTATCCGCAAGGCCACtggcaaggaggagggacaGAAGCTGGCCGCGTGGGAGAAGATTCTCGCCTCCGcccttggtggtggtctttCTGCTTGGAACCAGCCCATCGAGGTCATCCGCGTCGAGATGCagagcaagaaggaggaccCCAACCGCCCCAAGAAGATGACTGTTGGCAACACCTTCAGGTACATCTACCAGACCAACGGCATCAAGGGCCTGTACCGCGGTGTCACCCCCCGCATTGGTCTTAGTATTTGGCAGACCGTCTGCATGGTTGCTTTCGGCGATAT GGCCAAGACCTACGTCGAGAAGTTGACCGGCGATGCCGTCACCGCGAAGCACTAA